taatgatattataaattaatactcataagtataaagaaaaaattattataagtataatgaataattacaaataagttttatgtcaaataaatataattgtcaaataagtcattcaatgaatatcaaaagTATTGTCAATTAGTATTGATGAATGTTCTATAAATCATTAATTCAAGAATCGATAGGTATGCTTAAAATGCAAACTTTAAGCTCATTTACGAATTATGTTCATAATGCATCTCCCAATTAGTCCGTGATGAATAATGaactatgtttatttatttaaatgacatgaataagtatcttaattaattttcatggaaatattgtatattcgaatatccagtattttaatgcatattgtgagtttctcatttacgaaatcaagtattagcaaactcaaattagatacttctcaaataaaactaagtactttaaaattttcatgcttatttgagaaaatttttttactaaaaaaaattaaataagataaatatgtaatccaaatgcatctttaaTGGAAAGATCAatatttggtgaacttacgttgcatattcgaatatcaagTAGTCTATtgcatattatgagtatctcgtataccaaatcaagtatttgcaatatGAAATCAGGTACTTATCAAGTAAAATCAAGtacttttaaatattcatgcttatttgagaaatttttttttttacaaaaagatattaaatgagatgaatatgtcatccaaagaGTTTTCCATGGAAAACAAacatttggtgaacttacgttggatatttgaatatccagtattctattacatattatgagtatctcatataCCAAATCAATTATTTGCAACATGAAATTATGCACTTCTTAAGtaaaagtactttaaaattttcatgtttatttgggaatttattttttttttacaaaaaatatattaaatgatatAAATATGTCATTCAAACGAATATTCCATGGAAAACaaacacttggtgaacttacgttggatattcgaatatccagtattctattacatattatgagtatctcctGTACCAAAtcgagtatttgcaaactcaaattaggtacttttcATTCAAATGCATATTCCATGGAAATACCAACACTTGGAGATTTTACGTtgattcgaatatccagtattttattacatattttgagtatctcatttacgaaatcaagtatttgtcaactcaaattagctacttctcaagtaaaactaagtactttaaaatgttcatgcttatttgagaatttatttttttgtttttacaaaaaatatattaaatgagatgaatatgtcatccaaatgcatcttccatGAAAAGCCAACAAttggtgaacttacattgcatatttgaatatccagtattctattacatattatgagtatctcctatatcaaatcaagtatttacaaattcaaattaggtacttctcatccaaatgcatattcCATGGAAATACCAACACTTGGAAAACTTACGTCGCCTATCCGAATACCTAATATtgtaatacatattgtgagtatctcatttacgaaatcaagtatttgtcaactcaaattaggtacttctcaagtaaaactaagtactttaaaattttcatgcttatttgagaatttttttttacaaaaaaatatagtaaatgagatgaatatgtcattcaaatacattttctattgaaataccaatacttggtgaatttacgttgtctattcgaatatccagtattttaatacatactgtgagtatctcatttacgaaatcaagtatgtGCAAACTCAAAATAGGTATTtatcaagtaaaactaagtattttaaaatttacatgcttagttgagaatttaaattttttttttttacaaaaattacaaaaaatattaaatgagatgaatatatCATCCAAATACACGTTTAATAAAAAGAcaaacaatgactgaatttattgtgatcttcgtattttcttacacattcgGAGTATTTAAAGAGCCAAATCAAGTATCATGGAACTTCAAAATAGATactttatatgtcaaaataagtacaaaatcttatttcatgatgagtgagcaactatattttttaaaaaataaaataacatgaataagtcatcataatgcatttttaatgaaaaaccaaCAATAACCGAATTTATGGTGATTGttcgaaaatatagtatttttttacacatttggagtattcaaataacaaaatcaagtatctgaaatTTCATAATAGGTACTAATATTTTGGTAGATGGAAAACACACAATTAATTTGTTGatagaattatatatttatttaaataataaaagggcaaaatgtaaatttatctTTGTAGGAAGTTAAAACTAAGTTTGTAGTGTTGTCAGGTActgatttgtaaaaaaaatcatctagGTACTGAATCTTAAACTAAATATGTACAGAtgtattttttagaaatttacccaaataaaaaatgtaatatttatattatgtaaaGACAATTTCAGGGGGAAAAAGTTAATGTCGGTTTTGTCTTTATAAGAGACATTCACGTTTggcacatatttatttttacagtgtttttataattaatttaatttatatttaaaaacaataatattatagaaaatataaaaaactaaaatttaattttaatattttaaataatgatcATATTATAATCGTGGGaaaaaatagattaatataattatatagtataAGATAATAGATGATATACAATCATCTAGTtgtgtgttttttaaaaaaaatattaaattattatctatGACATATGCAGCTGGTACATCACGTTACCGTCCGGTCTGGTCAAAAACCCTAGATACTTTCTTGCACCATGGCTGAACTTGCTGTCGCATTTCCGGGAATCCCCCTCTATCGCTAGAATTCTTGTGTGATCCACAGGTATAATGGGCAATCCTTTCAATTTCTGTGTACATCGGTTCTTCGATGGTATCGCGGCTATTTCATTCACGTAATCATGTGATTCTTAGATCTTTTCACCATATAATTCTCGAGTTGTTATCTTTCTGCTACGCTCACACTTAGACATCTTCTCTAATtattcttctttgttattatTGTGGGTAATCGGCTATGAGTTTTGGGTACTACCATTAGAGGGTGTTGAGTCGATTCCTAGTTTTGGGCTGTACGGAACTTGGGCAACGCTAGTTTGTTTTCAGTTAAGAGAAAAAAGAGTTGACTTTTTTAATCAATCTATAAATTTTAGTTTCTAGGACCGTGTGCCtggttttctttgtttttttctcttCCCGATATCCAGCAAGACCGGGAGCCTTTGCTATGTCACTACCCAATACTCTAATTAATTTCTCAGTGATAATAGAGATTAATGACTTTTCTGGTGAAAAGTTGTGATCTTGATAGCGGCTGCTGCTTGTCGATACCACATGGGATTTTGAGAACCTTTAATTTGGTGTTCTTTGGCCTTGGATTGCGATTGAGTAAGATTATGTGATCACGGGCACCCTTATATAGACACGTTAGCAACCTTTTCAATGCTTTAGTATTGTATTTTTCTTGTCTGTTAATCATGTGCTTATTTGAATGTCATCAATATCTAATATCAGGATGACCGGTCAGAGGAATAACTATGGCAAACGACCCCATTCCCAGTCTGATTTTGCCGAAAATGACGGGAATAAAAGAAGAAAATCTGGAATGGATAAAGATCCCTTTCATATAGGTCCTGATGACACTGTGTATCGCTATTTGTGCCCAGGGAAGAAAATTGGAAGTATTATTGGAAGGGGAGGAgaaattgttaaacaattaaGAATTGACACTAAATCGAAGATCCAAATTGGTGAGTCTGTCGCAGGATCCGAGGAACGTGTCATTACCATATACAGTGCTAGCAAGGAGAGTAGCGATTCCGATGGATTCGATAGTCATCTTTGTCCTGCTCAAGTTGCCCTTTTTAGGGTACATGATAGGATCATTGCTGAGGATGCGATGGTTGAGGACTCAGAAGAGTACCCACAAGTTACAGTTCGACTCCTGGTACCTTCTGATCAGATTGGTTGCATAATTGGGAAGGGTGGACAGATAGTTCAAAGCATTCGCAGTGAAACTGGGGCACAGATTCGAATTGTAAAGGATGATCATTTGCCAGCATGTGCATTGCGTTCAGATGAACTTGTCCAGGTACTGTGGGATGCGGATGCCCGTGCAAAACCACGTATTCTTTTGTTTATATCTtggttaattattattttatagttCAGAGCCACGTGGCTGTAGCACTTATCATATTCTAGCAAGATTACTAATGTTACCTTTGGACGATTTAGGTGATGCATTTCAGTTTGTCTTTTTTAGCTCCTTGTTTCTTATTCTCATTTGCAATGGTAATTCTTAGATTTTAGATCGACGATGTTCTGAGTTGCGATTGTGTTTTTGGTTCTAGTGCACCATTCATTGTCATTCCTTTTTGTTCATGAAAAATGTCCGTGATTCAACTCAAACCATTTTTTAGTCCAATGATCCTTCCTCTTTTCTTGCTACTCTAGATATCAGGCGATGCTTCTGTGTTGAAGAAAGCTCTGTATGAGATTGCATCTCGCCTGCATGACAATCCATCTCGATCTCAGCATTTGCTTTCTTCTTCTGCTCGTACTGGGTATCCTTCTGGTGGTTCAGTTTTGGGTTCTGGTGCTGGTGCTCCAATCATGGGATTAACTCCACTTGTTGGGCTCTATGGGGGATACAAGGGTGAAAGGTCCGAGTGGCCTCAGTCTCTTTACTCAGCTCCTAGGAATGAAACATCTTCAAGAGAATTCTCAATTCGCTTGGTGTGTCCAACTGCTAATATAGGGGGTGTCATTGGCAAGGGTGGCACGGTAATCAATCAAGTAAGGCAGGATTCTGGGGCAACTGTTAAAGTTGATAGCTCTGCTGCTGAGGGAGATGATTGCTTGATATCTATCTCCACAAAAGAGGTAACATATAGTTTAATTATCTGGATCGTGGTTTTGGTATATTAGCTTATATTGTCACTAATTCTTGGGTTTTGTTGGTTTAGATTTATGAAGATACTTTTTCCCCAGCAATGGATGCTGCTCTACGTTTGCAGCCTAGATGCAGTGAAAAAGTCGAAAGAGACTCTGGCCTTGTTTCTTTTATGACCAGGTTACTTGTTCCTACTTCCCGAATTGGCTGTCTCATTGGAAAAGGAGGGTCCATAATTTCAGAGATGAGGAAAGTGACCAAGGCTAATATTCGCATACTGTCGAAAGAAAACCTGCCTAAGGTTGCTTCTGAAGATGAGGAAATGGTGCAGGTGAACTGATAGGCATTgttgtgatttttattaattagcATTAAGTGCACTTTTCTAGGTTCAAGCATAACTGGTGTCAGCTTGTAACCCTTATACTTGTTAAGTAACTGGTATCTTCTTTGGAATGCGTGTGACCACTATTGCATTGCTCTATTTTAAGTTTCTTAAGATTATCTCAACTGCTAGAGTAATTACGAGAATAGTAATGTGGTGTATACTTTTAATGTTTGTGGTCTCTCCTCAGCCTTAGCAGAACCAGTGTGAAATAAAAATAAGCCATGTAAATGAAGGAGAGGAAGCACAATCCATGGATTGGCTTGGACCATAAAAGAAATAACTGAATGTAGCTGATGTTGTGCTTTTCTATTAGCAGATTTCTGGAGATCCTGATGTCGCCAAGGATGCTCTTAGACAAGTAATTTCACGCTTGAGGGCTAACGTTTTTGAAAAAGAGGGTGCTATGTCTGCATTTATGCCTTTTGTCCCATATCTTTCCATATCAGTGGATGGTTCAGACAGCTTGAAATATGGAAACAGGGATGCTAAGAACCGTGAGCGAGGGTACTCTTATTCTGGTGGATATGGTCGTACTGCTGATTTAGCACCAGCGGATAGTTATGGTGGTCCTcgggtaaatttttttatactcTCATAACTAAAGATAAAGCATGAGCATTCATCATTctccatttattttcttgttctGCGTTGTGATCACATTTCCCACCATCTGCAGAGTGGTGGCGGCGGCAGTGCTTATGGAGCATATGGAGGCTATTACGCAGGGCGATCTGTTGGTTCTGGGTAAGATTTGTTGCAttcttctttttgtttattCACTTAATGTCTTTGCTCTTTTGGGTTTTGTATCTCAGAGGTGTAACCAGTTGAGAGCGTTAATCGTGTTCTTCTTGAGACTTTAAGAGGAAAAGCATGTACTGGGATGGATTTTTCTAGAGTTTATGTCCTCGAGTTTGTGCTAGACTACCGAATAACCTGATTGTTTCATCTTCTTTATTGATGTGGGCTCTGGGacttttttattgttattaggAAAATTGACTTTTTTCCAATCTTCTTAAAATGCATAACTGCCTTATCTGTCATTGAAACTTCTATATGTTCCCGATCCCTGATTTTCCATTCCTTAACCAGGTTTTCTGCACGTAGTCCTGTTTCACGTGGGAGAACCTATGATTACTAGAGCTTTGTAGTAAAATTACAGGTAGACCATGATATCACTTTTCATATTA
This sequence is a window from Primulina huaijiensis isolate GDHJ02 unplaced genomic scaffold, ASM1229523v2 scaffold40239, whole genome shotgun sequence. Protein-coding genes within it:
- the LOC140969120 gene encoding KH domain-containing protein At4g18375-like isoform X1; protein product: MTFLVKSCDLDSGCCLSIPHGILRTFNLVFFGLGLRLSKIMMTGQRNNYGKRPHSQSDFAENDGNKRRKSGMDKDPFHIGPDDTVYRYLCPGKKIGSIIGRGGEIVKQLRIDTKSKIQIGESVAGSEERVITIYSASKESSDSDGFDSHLCPAQVALFRVHDRIIAEDAMVEDSEEYPQVTVRLLVPSDQIGCIIGKGGQIVQSIRSETGAQIRIVKDDHLPACALRSDELVQISGDASVLKKALYEIASRLHDNPSRSQHLLSSSARTGYPSGGSVLGSGAGAPIMGLTPLVGLYGGYKGERSEWPQSLYSAPRNETSSREFSIRLVCPTANIGGVIGKGGTVINQVRQDSGATVKVDSSAAEGDDCLISISTKEIYEDTFSPAMDAALRLQPRCSEKVERDSGLVSFMTRLLVPTSRIGCLIGKGGSIISEMRKVTKANIRILSKENLPKVASEDEEMVQISGDPDVAKDALRQVISRLRANVFEKEGAMSAFMPFVPYLSISVDGSDSLKYGNRDAKNRERGYSYSGGYGRTADLAPADSYGGPRSGGGGSAYGAYGGYYAGRSVGSGFSARSPVSRGRTYDY
- the LOC140969120 gene encoding KH domain-containing protein At4g18375-like isoform X3; translated protein: MTFLVKSCDLDSGCCLSIPHGILRTFNLVFFGLGLRLSKIMMTGQRNNYGKRPHSQSDFAENDGNKRRKSGMDKDPFHIGPDDTVYRYLCPGKKIGSIIGRGGEIVKQLRIDTKSKIQIGESVAGSEERVITIYSASKESSDSDGFDSHLCPAQVALFRVHDRIIAEDAMVEDSEEYPQVTVRLLVPSDQIGCIIGKGGQIVQSIRSETGAQIRIVKDDHLPACALRSDELVQISGDASVLKKALYEIASRLHDNPSRSQHLLSSSARTGYPSGGSVLGSGAGAPIMGLTPLVGLYGGYKGERSEWPQSLYSAPRNETSSREFSIRLVCPTANIGGVIGKGGTVINQVRQDSGATVKVDSSAAEGDDCLISISTKEIYEDTFSPAMDAALRLQPRCSEKVERDSGLVSFMTRLLVPTSRIGCLIGKGGSIISEMRKVTKANIRILSKENLPKVASEDEEMVQISGDPDVAKDALRQVISRLRANVFEKEGAMSAFMPFVPYLSISVDGSDSLKYGNRDAKNRERGYSYSGGYGRTADLAPADSYGGPRSGGGGSAYGAYGGYYAGRSVGSGFNGL
- the LOC140969120 gene encoding KH domain-containing protein At4g18375-like isoform X2; the encoded protein is MTFLVKSCDLDSGCCLSIPHGILRTFNLVFFGLGLRLSKIMMTGQRNNYGKRPHSQSDFAENDGNKRRKSGMDKDPFHIGPDDTVYRYLCPGKKIGSIIGRGGEIVKQLRIDTKSKIQIGESVAGSEERVITIYSASKESSDSDGFDSHLCPAQVALFRVHDRIIAEDAMVEDSEEYPQVTVRLLVPSDQIGCIIGKGGQIVQSIRSETGAQIRIVKDDHLPACALRSDELVQISGDASVLKKALYEIASRLHDNPSRSQHLLSSSARTGYPSGGSVLGSGAGAPIMGLTPLVGLYGGYKGERSEWPQSLYSAPRNETSSREFSIRLVCPTANIGGVIGKGGTVINQVRQDSGATVKVDSSAAEGDDCLISISTKEIYEDTFSPAMDAALRLQPRCSEKVERDSGLVSFMTRLLVPTSRIGCLIGKGGSIISEMRKVTKANIRILSKENLPKVASEDEEMVQISGDPDVAKDALRQVISRLRANVFEKEGAMSAFMPFVPYLSISVDGSDSLKYGNRDAKNRERGYSYSGGYGRTADLAPADSYGGPRSGGGGSAYGAYGGYYAGRSVGSGGVTS
- the LOC140969120 gene encoding KH domain-containing protein At4g18375-like isoform X4 is translated as MTGQRNNYGKRPHSQSDFAENDGNKRRKSGMDKDPFHIGPDDTVYRYLCPGKKIGSIIGRGGEIVKQLRIDTKSKIQIGESVAGSEERVITIYSASKESSDSDGFDSHLCPAQVALFRVHDRIIAEDAMVEDSEEYPQVTVRLLVPSDQIGCIIGKGGQIVQSIRSETGAQIRIVKDDHLPACALRSDELVQISGDASVLKKALYEIASRLHDNPSRSQHLLSSSARTGYPSGGSVLGSGAGAPIMGLTPLVGLYGGYKGERSEWPQSLYSAPRNETSSREFSIRLVCPTANIGGVIGKGGTVINQVRQDSGATVKVDSSAAEGDDCLISISTKEIYEDTFSPAMDAALRLQPRCSEKVERDSGLVSFMTRLLVPTSRIGCLIGKGGSIISEMRKVTKANIRILSKENLPKVASEDEEMVQISGDPDVAKDALRQVISRLRANVFEKEGAMSAFMPFVPYLSISVDGSDSLKYGNRDAKNRERGYSYSGGYGRTADLAPADSYGGPRSGGGGSAYGAYGGYYAGRSVGSGFSARSPVSRGRTYDY